In Musa acuminata AAA Group cultivar baxijiao chromosome BXJ2-10, Cavendish_Baxijiao_AAA, whole genome shotgun sequence, a genomic segment contains:
- the LOC135625238 gene encoding lipid phosphate phosphatase gamma-like gives MRISRASTIKRSNTFLPSFRPRPLPADPVPRSRPVATGKMEDAPAAALKAVTLTHVRYPQGDSLGHFLAWVSLILVFISFGGFISHFIFWRELQGLCFALGLIISQVINELIKSSIHQSRPSSMCAILEVCDSHGWPSSHSQFIFFFSTYFSLLCLINGVGVSSPSSRRIIALLPWPSAFLTLNSRVYLGYHTVPQVLAGSTLGLLLGAGWYWIVNTMLVDFFPAVEESAIGRFLYIKDSTHIPNVLKFEYDNARAARKKPAKD, from the exons ATGAGAATTAGTCGCGCATCCACGATCAAAAGGTCCAacaccttccttccttccttccgccCTCGGCCGCTGCCCGCCGATCCAGTTCCTCGCTCTCGTCCCGTGGCCACTGGGAAAATGGAGGACGCACCGGCCGCGGCGCTGAAGGCGGTTACATTGACCCACGTCCGGTACCCGCAGGGCGACTCCCTGGGCCACTTCCTGGCGTGGGTGTCCCTGATCCTGGTCTTCATCAGCTTTGGTGGGTTCATCTCCCACTTCATCTTCTGGCGGGAGCTGCAGGGCCTCTGCTTCGCCCTCGGCCTCATTATCTCCCAGGTCATCAACGAGCTCATCAAATCCTCCATCCACCAGTCCCGCCCCTCGTCGATGTGCGCCATCCTCGAGGTCTGCGACTCCCACGGTTGGCCCTCCAGCCACTCGCAGTTCATATTCTTCTTTTCGACCTACTTTTCCCTCCTCTGCCTCATCAACGGCGTCGGCGTCTCCTCCCCCAGCTCTAGACGCATCATCGCCCTCCTCCCGTGGCCTTCCGCCTTCCTCACCCTCAACTCGCGCGTCTACCTCGGTTACCACACCGTCCCCCAG GTGCTCGCGGGATCGACGCTGGGGCTGCTGCTCGGGGCCGGGTGGTACTGGATCGTGAACACGATGCTGGTGGACTTCTTTCCGGCAGTGGAGGAGAGCGCGATCGGGAGATTCCTGTACATCAAGGACTCGACGCACATCCCGAACGTGCTCAAGTTCGAGTACGACAATGCAAGGGCTGCCAGGAAGAAACCAGCCAAGGATTGA